A segment of the Deltaproteobacteria bacterium GWC2_65_14 genome:
TGGGGACTTTTCGGAGACCTCGAGGATCCACAACGGACCGAACCGGGCCTCAAGGGATGGAACCGGGAAAACGATCATGGTCACCTGGCAGCATGTGAACGCACAGACGTCGTCCGGAAGCGAGGCTCCATTCTCGGGCTTCGAAGTCTCGCGGGAATCGGAGGGATGACCGCAACAGTCGTAGGAAGCCCAAGCGCTGAATCCCATAAGGACCAGTCCTGCCGCCACGAAGAGGGATACGAGACCCCTTGGAAAAGGCTTTCGTCGAATCATCCCAGACATTATGCCTAGACGCGAACGCGGTGACAAGAGCAATTCCGCCGACTTTCGGTCAGCCCGCCAGGCATCTGCCTCGGAGTTCGAATCTCGCATCGCGGAGTGGAAAAAGACTGGCGCGCCCTGAGAGATTCGAACTCCCAGCCGCCTGGTCCGAAGCCAGGTGCTCTATCCGTTGAGCTAAGGGCGCGCTCTATCCCGTACACATCCCCGCGAGACAGGCCGAGGAGGTCGTGGACGGCAGGGCGGAGAAGTGGGCCACGACGACGCGGGCCTCCTCTCCGGACAGGGCGATCCACAACGTGGCCCGGATCAGGGCCTCCGCGAACACCCCTTCGCCTTCCTCGCCTTCGTCGACGATCTTCTGGACGACGTGGAGGGTCGCGAAGTCGTCGAAGCGGTCGCTGCGCAGCAATTCGAAGGACATCTCCCCCGTGGCGTCGAAGGCTCCCTCCAGGATGACTCCGTAGGTCTCCCCGTCGAAGAGTTCCCCCGAGTAGTCCTCCCACACGGCAAAGCGGGGATCGTCGAGCGCGAAGAGCGTCCGAAGCTTCTCCGGGTCCCGCCCGTTGAAGGCATCGGCGTAACGCGTCAGGAACCTGCCGGGGTCGAAACTCATCCTTGCCCACCCACCTTGCCCGTTCTTTTCCCCGGCACCGTTCGCCGTCGGAACAGGACCGGGACAAAGCATCATAACGAACCCGGGCGGGCAATTCCAGCGGCAATACGCGATTCTGATACCCCTGCGACGCCGGAGGGGCCGGCGAAACCGGCCGGCCCCCAATCCGGATCATCGTTCGGGACAAGGAGAAGAAGCATGGTCTTCCCGAGGCGCCCCTCCCCTATTCGCACCGTGCCGGCCGGCGTCCGGGCGGATAGGGGGCGTACCCGTCATCGTCCCAGAACCGGTTCCGGGAGTAGCGGCAGTCGAGGATCCCCTTCCGGCAGAGGGTGTCGCGCCACTCGTACTTCAGGAAGTGGCGTTCCGCCACGCGGCGCTCCGGGTCGAACGTCACCCGGATCGAGGGGGAATGGGACTCCTCCCCGAAGCCGGTGCCCGCCGACTCCTCGCGCGCCTGCGGCGCGAGGTTTTTCCGCTCCGCCCCCAGGGGCGCGCCCGGGGCCGCCTCCGGGGCCATGCTTCGGTCGTCGCCCGACTTCCCGCCCGACTCCCGGTCGTGGCGGACCCGCGGAGGCGGGGGCTCCTTCTCCCGGTAGACCGCGACGGCGATCACCCCCATCGCCGAGCGGTCGTTGAAGGCGGCGGCGTAGGAGTCGCCCGGCTCCGTGAAGTAGAACCGGTTCACCGTGTCGCGAGCCGTCCGCCACCCGTCGTAGACCGCCGATTCATAGGGGCCGAGGATGTACATCCGCTCGCTGTTTCGGAGGTTGGACTTCTCCCCCGAGATGATGTTCCGGCCGTCCACCGCCACGACGACGCCGACCCGGCGTCCCGTCCGGTTGGCGATCCGGATGCCGTACTTCTCTCCCCGCTCCGCCTCCAGGTAGGCCCGGTAGCTGCTGTTGCGCCCGTTCTGGCCGACCGGAAACAGGGAAAGCGCGCCTTTCCTGTCGGAGACGACCTCGACGTTTACCGCGGAGGCCCACGCCTGGGCCGACAGCCCGAGCAGGAGCGCCGCCAGGAAGGGAACGAGTACCATGGGATTGCGGGCCGGGAGGACACTGACGTTGGTTCGATTCACGGGATCTCTCCTTTCCACACCGGTTTTTTTTATCCGTGGGCGGCCGCCCTTCCTGCTCCCATTGACAACGGTGGGGCCCGGATGGTTCGCGGTTTTTCCAGGGGGCTTTACGTTTGGGGCCGTCGGGGCTACCTTCTTGGAATGAACTTCGTCTACCTTTCCCCCCACTTTCCTCCGAACTACCACCTCTTCTGCGTGCGGCTGAAGGAGTTCGGGGCGAATGTCCTGGGGCTGGCCGACGCCCCCTACGATTCCCTCCGCGGGGAGCTGCAGGATGCGCTGGCGGAGTACTACCGTGTGGGGGATCTCCACGACTACGATCAGCTCCTGCGCGCCTGCGGCCACTTCACCCACCGTCACGGCAGGATCGACCGGATCGAATCGCACAGCGAGTACTGGCTGGAGACCGATGCGAGGCTGCGCACGGATTTCCACGTCTTCGGCATCCGGGAGGACGGGATCGCCGGGGTGAAGCGGAAGTCCCGGATGAAGAAAACGTTCCTCGAAGCGGGGGTGGCCGTGGCCCGCGGGGAGGTGGTCCGGACGCTGGAGGAGGGAAGGCGGCTCGTCCGGGAAACGGGCTTCCCGGTGGTCGCGAAACCGGACGTCGGCGTCGGGGCGGCGGCCACCTTCAAGATCGGGGGGCCGGAGGAGCTCGAACGGTTCTTCGCGCGGAAACCGCCCGTGGAGTACCTCATGGAGGAGTTCATCGAGGGGAGGATCCTTTCCTTCGACGGCCTGGCGGACCGGGACGGCAACCTCGTGTTCCACACCGCCCACTCCTTCAGCCAGGGGATCATGGAGACGGTCAACCACGACGACCACCTGTACTACTACTCCCTTCGGAAGATCCCCCCCGACCTGGAGGAGGCGGGGCGACGGGCGGTAGCGGCGTTCGGGGTCCGGGAGCGCTTCTTCCACATCGAGTTCTTCCGCACGAGCCGGGACGGGCGGATCGTCGCGCTGGAGATCAACCTGCGGCCGCCGGGAGGCCTGACCACGGAGATGTTCAACTACGCGAACGACATCGACATCTACCGGGAGTGGGCCCGCCTCGTCGTCCGCAACGAGTTCGCCGCCGCCGGATCGCGCCCCTACCACTGCGGCTACATCGGCAGGAAACGGGGGAAGGAGTACGCACACGGCCACCGGGAGATCCTCGACGCCTTCGGCCACTGCATCCCGCACCACGAGGAGATCCATTCCATCTTCCGGGCGGCCATCGGCGATTACGGCTACATCGCCAGGTCCAGGGACCTGGACGAGGTCCTCGCCGCGGCCCGTTTCATCCACGAGCTCCGGTAGGCCCCGGAAGAAGGGAAGGGAACGCCGGTGAACGTCGAGTACCACAAGTGGTACAGCGAAAACCTCCGGCAGGAAATGGAACTGAAGGTCTACGGGCACGCGGGAAAGCCCGTATTGGCGTTCCCCGCCGCGGGGGGAACGTTCTACGAGTACGAGGACTTCGGGATGGTGGAGGCGGTCCGGCCGTTCCTCGAGGGGGGCAGGATCGTCCTGTTCACCGTCGGCAGCGTGGACCGCCAGTCCTGGCTGAACCACGACGCCCACCCTGCCGACCGCGTCCGGAGGCACAACGACTACGACCGGTACATCGCGTCCGAAGTCGTCCCCTTCATCCGGTCCCGCGGCCCGTCCCAGGGGATCCTGACGACCGGCTGCAGCATGGGGGGGTACCACTCGGCGAACTTCTTCTTCCGGCACCCGGACCGGTTCGACGCGGTCATCGCCCTGAGCGGGGTCTACCAGCTGCGCGGATTCATCGGGGACTACATGGACGAAAACGTCTATCTTCACGTGCCGCTCGCCTATCTCCCCGGCCTGACCGATCCGCGGTATCTCGACCGGTACCGGAAGAGCCGGATCGTGATCTGCGTCGGGCAGGGCGCCTGGGAGGACGAGATGCTGGCGGACACCCGGGCCCTGAAGCGGATCCTCGGGGAGAAGGAGATCCCCGCCTGGGTCGATGTCTGGGGGCACGACGTGAACCACGACTGGCCCTGGTGGCGGAAACAGATGCCGTATTTTCTCGGGAAACTGGGTTTTTGACGGATCCTGGAACCTTTCCCGGATCCCGCGCGTCTAACGATGTAACCTCATCATTTCCCTCCAATTGGTGAGCAAAGGGACGGGGGGCCGCACGTGGCAGGCGGTCCCCCGTTCCCGTTTCCGGGAAGGGATTTCCGATTCAGTCCAGGAACAGGTCGGGCAGAAGAGGTGCCCCGGGGCTCACTGCGTATGGAGAAAGGTCGGTGACCCCCTCGGCGGCCAGGACCTCGTCGTCGAGGAAGAAGTTCCCGGTGCAGCCGCGGCTGTCGCGCACCAGGATCGCGCGGGCCGCGTCGGCCACGATCCGCGGCCTGCGGCAGTTCTCGGGGGCGACCGCCCCGCCGAGCATCTCGATCGCCGCCGTGGCGATGACGGTCCGCGGCCACAGGGCGTTCACCGCGATCCCCTCCTCCCGGAACTCCTCCGCCATCCCCAGCACGCACATGCTCATCCCGTACTTCGCCATCGTGTAGGCGCAGTGGTTCCGGAACCACTTCGGGTCCATCGACAGCGGGGGGGAGAGGGTCAGGATGTGGGGGTTGGACGCCTGCTTCAGGTAGGGGATGCAGGCCTGGGAGCAGGCATAGGCCCCCCGCACGTTCACCGAGAACATCAGGTCGAACCGCTTCATCGGGGTCGACAGTGTTCCGGTCAGGCTGATGGCGCTGGCGTTGTTCACGAGGATGTCGATCCCGCCGAAGGCCTCCGCCCCCTTCCGGACCGCCTCCGCGATCTGCTCCTCGAACCGGATGTCGGCCTGGACCGGCAGCGCCCGGCCGCCCGCCTCCTCGATCTCCCGCGCCGCGGTGTGGATCGTCCCGGGAAGCTTCGGGTGGGGCTCGGCGGTCTTGGCCGCGATCACGACGTTCGCCCCGTCCGCCGCCGCCCGGAGGGCGATCGCCTTCCCGATTCCGCGGCTGGCCCCGGTGATGAAGAGGGTCTTTCCCTTCAGCGTGCGCACCGTCACTCCTCTTCCTCTTCCTCTTCCCCTCCCTTTTTCCCTTCCTCTTCCACCCGGGAGACCCGGTCGATGATCTCCTTCGCCTTGTCCTTCCCTCCCAGGCCGAAGGCGAGCGCCAGCGACCCGAGGACGATGAGGAAGGCCCCGAAGAGGAACCGGGTCGCCACCCGGAGCTGCTCGAGGGCGGTCCCCGCGGCGATGATGATGATCAGGTACTGGATCCCCTTCCCGATCAGGTTCGCCTCCTGGATCTCCGCGGAGCGGGCGAAGGCCCGGGCGAATCTCCCCGCCAGGATCCCGAACCAGATGCCCAGCCCCAGGATCACCACGGCGAAGAAGAGGTTCGGGAGGAACTCCACGAGCTGGTCGAGGAGGATCTCGATCGTGGTGAGCTTCAGCGTGTGCGCCGCCGTGCCGGCAAAGGCGAGGATGACCACCCAGAAGACGATCGCCCCGATCAGGTCGAAGAGCGGGTACCGGATGTCGCCGATCCCGAGAAGCCGCAGGTAGGAGGACTTGCCGGCGACCCGCTCCCAGCCGATCGAGTTCAGCAGCCTGATCACCAGGTACCGGACCGCCAGGGCGATGGCGATCCCCACCAGGAAGAGGGCGAGGGCGGCGACGAAGTTCGGGAGGAACTCCCAGATCCTGTCCCACATCGTTTCGAACGGCGTGAGAATCGAGCGTTCCCGCATGGGGCCTCCTTATCGGCCGGAGAGGATCCCGGAGAACCGGGAGGATTTCTGCTGCTGGTACCGCTTCAGGAGGAGGACCGGGACGCCGGCCTTCTCCACCACCGCCTCCGTCACGTCGGTCCCGAAGAGCGACGAGATCGCTCCGACGTGGCGGGAGGCCCCCATCAGCAGCAGGTCGGTCTCCCGGACGTTCTCGAGGATCGTCTTCGCGACCTTATGGGAGCGGATCACCTGTTTTTCCACGGGAACCCGGAACGGAAGGTCCTTGATGACATCCTCCATCCAGGCGGCGACCCCCTGCTCCTCGGCCTTGCCGGCGTCGGGATCGATCGTCCGGAGGATGGTCACCGGGGACTTGAGCTCCTCGGAGAGGGCGGGGGCGATGTTGATCGCCAGCCGGCAGGAGAGGGTGTCCTCGACCGCCAGCAGGATCCGCTTCACCTCGGTCAGCGCCTCCCCCCGGTAGATCGCCACGTTGCAGGGGGCATGATCGAGGACGTTCAGCAGGACGATCTCCTGGAGCTGGTGGATCCACCCCCCCTTCCCGATAGGACCTAAGAGGATGAAGTTGCTCTTCTCCTCCCGTGCAGTCTCGAGGATCCCGTAGGAGCGCCGGTGGGAAATCTTGACGACCCGGCGGAACTCGACACCGGCGGCGGCGGCGATGTTCTCCCCCAGCCGCAGCAGGGTCCGCGCCTCCTGGAGCCCCCCAGAGTACCGGTTCAGGCGGACCCCCTTGGGCGCCTCGACGACGGAGACGGCGGTGACCTCCCCCTCGTAGTTCTTCGCCAGGGCGCAGGCGATCCGCATCAGGGGGCGGACCTGCTCCTGCCGGAAGGGGACCACCAGCACCTGGTAGTCCTTCCGGGCCGCCTCCGCGTCGGCCAGCGCCAGGACCGAGACCGCCAGCTCCTCCCGTTTCGAGGCGTATCCCTTGTAGACGACGAAGCCGACGGCGAGCCAGGCCCCCGCCGAGATCCAGGCCATCGGGCTGTAGAAGAACATGTAGACGGCGATGAAGAGCTGCGTGACGATCCCCAGCACGGGGATCAGGGGAACCAGCGGGACGCGGTAGCCGCGGGGCAGGTTCGGGTGGGTCTTGCGCATTCGGATCAGCGTCACGTTCACCTGGAGGAAGACCAGCAGGAACATGATGTCGGCGGCGCTGGCGACATCCTCGATCGGAAGGGAAACCGCCATGAGGATGACGATCGCCGCCGAGGCGACGATCGACAGGTGCGGCGTCTTCTTCCCTGCGTGGATTTTCCCGAGAAATTCCGGAAGGTTATGGTCCCGGGCCATCGCGAAGGCGACGCGGGAGGAGGAGTAGATCGTGGCAATCAGCGCGCTCGCGGTGGAAAGCAGACCCCCGATCAGCAGGACCACCCCGCCGCCGGGGAAGAACTGGCGGGCCGCCTCGACGACCGCCAGCTCTTTCATCTTCCCGAGGAACTGCCAGGTGGGCATCCCCTCCCCGTGGATCGCCCCGAGGGCGACGAAGGCGACCAGCAGGTAGATCGGGATCACGATGAGCAGGGCGAAGAAGATGGCCCGGGGGATGTTCCGCTTCGGGTCCATCACCTCCTCGCTGCACTGGGCGATCACCTCGTACCCCTGGAAGGCGATGAAGGTGAGCCCCATGGCGCTGAAGACCCCTCCCATCCCCACCGGGAAGAAGGGGGTGAAGTTCCCCTTCCACTCCGGCATCCCCTGCATCGCCCAGGCGCCGGCCCCCACGAAGAGAAGGATGATCACCACCTTGGCCATGGTGACGATGTTCCCCGCCTTCCCCGTCTCGGAGGCGCCCCGGAAGTTGATGTAGGAGAAGACCAGGCAGGCCAGGACCGCCAGCATCTTCTCCAGCGGGAGGTAGGGCACGTGGGGGACGGAGACGCCGAACCCCTCGAGAACGTGTCCGAAATAGGCGCCGAACCCCAGCGCGTAGAGGCTGCAGGCCACCGCGTGGGCGAACCAGGACATCCAGCCGGAGAGGAAGCCGTTCGGGTGCGGGAGGGAGCTCTTCACCCAGAGATAGCCGCCCCCGGCGTCGTGAAAACAGGAGCCCAGCTCGGCGTAGGCCATCGCGGTGAAGAGGGTCACCCCCCCGTTCAGGGCGAAGGCGAGGATCAGCCCCGGCCCGGCGCCCCCCGCCGCGATCCCGGTCAGGACGAAGATCCCCGCCCCGATCATCGCCCCGACGCCGATCATCGTGACGCTGAAGCCGGACATCTCCCGGCTGAGGCGGACCTCCTCCGGCCGGCCGGGCACTACCGCAGCCGCCGCCTTTCCCGGCGGGTCCTGCTTGCGCGGAGCTTCCCCCTTGCGGTGATTCCTGCTCCCGTTTTTCATGGCCATATCCATGGGATGATACCAAACGAGCCGCGTGGATGAAATGGGGGGGGAACCCGTCACGGAGGACCCGTTCAGCCCGGGTCGGCGGAAAAAAACGCCACGGGGAAATCGCGGAAGAGGGAACGGAAGGGAAGGACGCCGCGCCCGCCCTTCCCTTCGGTGCGGACCGGCTCT
Coding sequences within it:
- a CDS encoding carboxylate--amine ligase, coding for MNFVYLSPHFPPNYHLFCVRLKEFGANVLGLADAPYDSLRGELQDALAEYYRVGDLHDYDQLLRACGHFTHRHGRIDRIESHSEYWLETDARLRTDFHVFGIREDGIAGVKRKSRMKKTFLEAGVAVARGEVVRTLEEGRRLVRETGFPVVAKPDVGVGAAATFKIGGPEELERFFARKPPVEYLMEEFIEGRILSFDGLADRDGNLVFHTAHSFSQGIMETVNHDDHLYYYSLRKIPPDLEEAGRRAVAAFGVRERFFHIEFFRTSRDGRIVALEINLRPPGGLTTEMFNYANDIDIYREWARLVVRNEFAAAGSRPYHCGYIGRKRGKEYAHGHREILDAFGHCIPHHEEIHSIFRAAIGDYGYIARSRDLDEVLAAARFIHELR
- a CDS encoding transposase, with the protein product MNVEYHKWYSENLRQEMELKVYGHAGKPVLAFPAAGGTFYEYEDFGMVEAVRPFLEGGRIVLFTVGSVDRQSWLNHDAHPADRVRRHNDYDRYIASEVVPFIRSRGPSQGILTTGCSMGGYHSANFFFRHPDRFDAVIALSGVYQLRGFIGDYMDENVYLHVPLAYLPGLTDPRYLDRYRKSRIVICVGQGAWEDEMLADTRALKRILGEKEIPAWVDVWGHDVNHDWPWWRKQMPYFLGKLGF
- a CDS encoding short chain dehydrogenase, with amino-acid sequence MRTLKGKTLFITGASRGIGKAIALRAAADGANVVIAAKTAEPHPKLPGTIHTAAREIEEAGGRALPVQADIRFEEQIAEAVRKGAEAFGGIDILVNNASAISLTGTLSTPMKRFDLMFSVNVRGAYACSQACIPYLKQASNPHILTLSPPLSMDPKWFRNHCAYTMAKYGMSMCVLGMAEEFREEGIAVNALWPRTVIATAAIEMLGGAVAPENCRRPRIVADAARAILVRDSRGCTGNFFLDDEVLAAEGVTDLSPYAVSPGAPLLPDLFLD